TTCTCCAAGGCACGCGCTGAGGAGATGGAGGCCGAGGGGCGTGCCGGTGCCGGCCGGGTGCTCGGGATCCTGGAGGACCCGCCCCGCTACCTCAACACCGCGCTCCTCCTGCGGATGTTCCTCGAGATCACCGCCATCGTGCTGGTGGGCGTGGTCCTCCTCGACGTCGTGGGGCGCTGGCGTGACACCGGTGGGGTCGCCGCGAGTGACCGCTGGTGGTCCATCGCACTCACCGTCGCCGTGATGCTCGTCGTGCTCTTCGTCCTGGTCGGCGTCGGTCCCCGCACGATCGGGCGCCAGCACTCGGAGCGTGTCGCGTTGCTCGCCGCCGGCCCGCTGCGGGCGATCACGACGGTGCTCGGCCCGGTCCCGCAGTTCCTCATCATCATCGGCAACCTGGTCACGCCCGGGCGCGGCTTCAGTGAGGGCCCGTTCGCCTCCGAGGCCGAGCTGCGCGAGCTCGTCGACCTCGCCGAGGCGAGCAGTCTCATCGAGTCCGGCGAGCGCAAGATGATCCACTCGGTCTTCGAGCTCGGCGACACCATCGTGCGCGAGGTGATGGTGCCGCGCACCGACGTCGTGTTCATCGAGCGCACCAAGACGCTGCGTCAGGCCATGTCGCTGGCGCTGCGCAGCGGCTACTCCCGGATCCCGGTCATCGACGAGAACCTCGACGACATCGTCGGCTTCGCCTACCTCAAGGACCTCACCAAGCGGGTCTTCGACAACCACGAGGCCGAGACGACGGAGAAGGTCGACTCGGTCATGCGCCCGGTCATGTACGTCCCCGACTCCAAGCCCGTCGACGACCTGCTGCGCGAGATGCAGGCCCGCCGGCGCCACATCGCCGTCGTCATCGACGAGTACGGCGGCACGGCCGGCCTCGTCACCATCGAGGACGTGCTGGAGGAGATCGTCGGCGAGATCACCGACGAGTACGACGAGGCGGAGATCGCCGTCCAGACGCTGGCGAGCGGGTCGATCCGGGTCAGCTCGCGCTATCCGGTCGACGACCTCGAGGAGCTGTGCGGCATCGCCGTCGAGGACGACGACGTCGACACCGTGGGTGGTCTGATGGCGAAGTACCTCGGCCGGGTGCCGATCCCCGGCTCGGAGGTCGAGGTCCACGGCATGCGTTTCGAGGCCGAGGCGCCCACCGGCCGCCGCAACCGGATCGGCACGGTCGTGATCACCGTGCTCGACCCGGTCGACGAGGACGAGCACGACGAGGAGGACGTGGAGACCCATGCCTGAGCTGACTGACCCCGAGGACCAGAAGCTGGTCGTCCTGGCCCGCTCGACTCGGGCCCGGACGTCGGCGGCCGAGGGTGCCGCGGTCCGCGATCTCGACGGTCGCACCTATGCCGCCGTCACCGTCGACCTCCCTTCGCTCCAGGTGAGCGCGCTCGCCGGCTGCGTGGTGATGGCGGTCGCGTCCGGCGCGCGGGGCCTGGAGGCGGCCGTCGTGCTCGGTGACCGCGAGGCCCCGGACTCCGCCGACCTCGCCGTGCTGCGCGACTTCGCCGGCGCCGGCGTACCCGTCCACCACGGTGACGGGCGGGGGACCGTCCAGGGGACGACGGAGGCCTGACGATGCGGGGGCGGGGTCTCGTCGGTGCGGCAGCGCACGAGGTCGGCGTACGCCGCCTGCAGGACTCCTTCGCCGCGATCCCGCCCGGTCAGCCGGTCCGCCTGGCCAAGCGCACCTCCAACCTCTTCCGTCCCCGCGGGCAGCTGTCGACCCCGGGCCTGGACGTCAGCGGCCTCGACGGCGTCGTCTCCGTCGACGTCCCGCGACGTACGGCCGACGTGCAGGGGATGTGCACCTACGAGGACCTCGTCGCGGCCACGCTCCCGCACGGTCTGATGCCGCTGGTCGTCCCGCAGCTGCGCACCATCACCCTCGGCGGCGCGGTGACCGGGCTGGGGATCGAGAGCACGTCGTTCCGCAACGGGTTGCCGCACGAGTCGGTTCTCGAGATGGACGTGCTGGTCGGGTCCGGCGAGGTGGTGACGACCAGTCCCGACCGCAAGCCCGAGCTCTTCGCCGCCTTCCCGAACTCCTACGGCAGCCTCGGTTACGCGACGCGTCTGCGCATCGAGCTGGAGCAGGTGCCCACCCACGTCGCGCTTCGCCACGTCCGGTTCGGGGATCGGTCGGCGCTGGCCGAGGCGATCGCCGCGATCTGCGACGAACGCACGTACGACGGCGTGCGCGTCGACGCCGTCGACGGCACGGTCTTCGCGCGCGACGAGGCGTACCTGACGCTCGCCACGTGGACCGCGCGTCCCGCCGGCACCCCGACGAGCGACTACGGCGGGCAGCAGATCTACTACCGCTCGATCCGCGAGCGCACCGAGGACCTGCTGACGACTGAGGACTACCTGTGGCGCTGGGACACCGACTGGTTCTGGTGCTCGGGTGCGTTCGGGGCGCAACACCCGCTCGTCCGCCGGGTCTGGCCCCGGCGGTGGCGTCGCAGCGACGTCTACCACCGCCTCGTGGGCTGGGACCGACGCCTCGGGATCGTCGACCGCATCGACCAGGCACGCAAGCGCCCCGCCCGGGAGCGGGTCATCCAGGACGTCGAGGTGCCGGTCGAGTGGCTCGGGGAGTTCCTCGACTGGTTCGACGACCACGTCGCGATGACGCCGGTCTGGGTGTGCCCGCTGCGGCTGCGGGAGCCGGACGGGCCGGGCTCCGCGCGGCACTGGCCGGCGTACCCGCTCGACCCGGGCCGCACCTACGTCAACATCGGGTTCTGGGGCACGGTCCCCGTCGGCCCCGGTGCGCGTGACGGGGTCATCAACCGTGCTGTCGAGGAGAAGGTGCACGCGCTCGGTGGGCACAAGTCGCTGTACTCCGAGGCGTTCTACGACCCGGCGACCTTCGCGACCCTCTACGGCACCGCGACCCTTGACGCCGTCCGGGCGACGTACGACCCTGACGATCGATTCACCACGCTCTACGAGAAGGCGGTGCGACGGCGATGACCCAGGCCCCGGATCGGACGCGCGAGTCGACGTTGCGCATCGGCGACGCGCTCACCTCGTTGATGCCCGACGGGCTGCCGTTCCGGCTCACGGCGTACGACGGCAGCGCCGCCGGCCCCGAGGACTGCCCGGTGCGGCTGCATCTGGCCAACGAGCGCGGGCTGTCCTACCTCATGACCGCGCCCGGTGACCTCGGCATGGCGCGGGCCTACGTCGCCGGCGACCTCGAGCTCCACGGCGCGCATCCTGGGGACCCCTACCCGGCGATGCTCTTCCTGCTCAACAACCTCCGCTTCCGGCGACCGCGCCCGGCTGAGGCCGTGCGGCTGCTGCGCGGTCTCGGGCTCTCCCACCTGCTGCCGCCACCACCGCCTCCGCAGGAGCACCTGCCGCGATGGCGGCGCACCGTCGAGGGAGTCCGGCACTCCCTGGGGCGCGACGCCGCGGTCATCGAGCACCACTACGACGTCTCGAACGCGTTCTACGAGATGGTCCTCGGCCCGTCGATGACCTACACGTGCGCGGTCTACCCGCACGAGGGGGCGACCCTCGAGGAGGCGCAGGCCGCCAAGTACGACCTCGTGTGCCAGAAGCTCGGTCTGCGTCCGGGTCAACGCCTGCTCGACGTGGGCTGCGGCTGGGGCGGGATGGTCCGCCACGCCGTGCGCGAGTACGGCGTCCGCGCCATCGGGGTCACGCTGTCGAGCGCGCAGGCGTCCTGGGCGCGCGAGGCGATCGCCGCCGAGGGGCTGCAGGGTGCGGAGATCCGGCACGCCGACTACCGCTCCGTCACCGAGTCCGGCTTCGACGCCGTCAGCTCGATCGGACTCACCGAGCACATCGGGGTCCGCAACTACCCGGCCTACTTCTCCTTCCTGCGCGACCGGCTGCGGCCGGGTGGTCGGCTGCTCAACCACTGCATCACCCGCCCGTCCAACCGCCCGCAGGCGACCGGGGCGTTCATCGACCGCTACGTCTTCCCGGACGGCGAGCTCACCGGATCGGGGCGCATCGTCACCGAGGTCGAGGACGCCGGGCTTGAGGTGCGCCACCACGAGAACCTGCGCGAGCACTACGCGCGGACCCTCGCCGGGTGGTGCCGCAACCTCGTGGAGCACTGGGACGAGGCCGTGGCCGAGGTCGGGATCGGCACGGCGCGGGTGTGGGGGCTCTACATGGCCTCGTCGCGGTTGGCGTTCGAGCGCAACGAGATCCAGCTGCACCAAGTGCTCGCCGTCCGCACCGACGAGCGCGGGGGCGCCGACTTCCCGCTGCGGCCCGACTGGCTGGGTTGACGGTCGGGCTGAACCGGCTGGGCTGAGGTTCACCGGGCGTCATGGCCTAGCCTGGACCCCCGTGACCAGCCGCGCAGACGCCTCCTCCTGGACCGCCGAGGTCCTCTCCCGGACCTCGCTGTCCGAGCATCTGCTGCGCCTCGAGCTCGGTGGCCCCGACCTGGTCGGCCTCACGGTCACCGGGATTCCCGATGAGTGGGTGCCGCTGACGGTGCCGGGCCAGTTCCAGAGCCGCTACTACACCGTGCGCTCCTGGGACGGGGAGCGGCTGGTGCTCGACGTCGTCGTCCACGCCGAGGGTCTGGTGACCGAGTGGGCCAGCGGCGACCCCGTCGGTGACGAGGTCGGCATCGGCCCCGCGAAGGGCTCGTTCGCCCCGCCCGCCGACGCCGACTGGCTGATGCTCGTCGGTGACCTGACTGCACTGCCCGCGATCGCGCGCATCCTCGAGGAGCGTGCCGACGTCCCCACCCGCGTGTGGGTCGAGGCGCCGCCCGGGCACGAGCACCTGCTGCCGCAGACCGCGGCGGAGGTGACGTGGACCCGCCCGCCCGGTCCCGCCGACAGCGCACTCGCTGCGGTCGTGGAGGGTCTGGACTGGCCGGACGGCGACGGCTACTTCTGGATGAGCGGGGAGTCGTCGCAGATGCGCGCCATCCGCAAGCACCTCATGCGCGAGCGGCGCCTACCGAGCTCGGCGTACGACGTGATGGGCTACTGGCGCAAGCCCGGTGGCCGCACCCGTCCCGTCGACCCGGGGCCCATCTGGGAGGCCGGCAAGGCGGCGGGGGAGAGTGACGAGCAGATCTGGCAGCGCTACGACGCCGCCCAGGAAGCAGGCCAGGAGATGGGCCAGGAGATGGGCCAGGAGATGGGCCAGGAGATGGGCCGGGAGATGGGGCAGCGATGAGCGAGCACAAGTCCGGCTTCGCCTGCTTCGTGGGGCGGCCCAACGTCGGCAAGTCCACGTTGACCAATGCCCTGGTCGGCACGAAGGTCGCGATCACCTCCTCGCGTCCGCAGACGACCCGGACGGTCGTGCGCGGCATCGTCCACCGCCCGGACGCGCAGCTGATCCTGGTCGACACCCCCGGGCTGCACCGGCCCCGCACGCTGCTCGGGGAGCGGCTCAACGACCTCGTCGTCACCACGTGGGCCGAGGTCGACGTCGTCGCGGTGTGCTTCCCGGCGGACGAGAAGATCGGGCCGGGTGACCGGTTCCTCGTGGGCGAGCTCGGCAAGGTGCGACGTACGACGAAGGTCGCGGTCGTCACCAAGACCGACACCGTCGACCCCGGCCGGCTCGGCGAGCAGCTGCTGGCGGTGCAGGCGCTCGGGGAGGAGACCGGCACCGACTGGGCCGAGATCGTCCCGGTGTCGGCGGTGTCCGGCGACCAGGTGTCGCTGCTCGCCGACCTGCTGGTGGGACTGCTGCCGGAGGGTCCGCCGCTCTATCCCGACGGCGAGCTCAGCGACACCCCCGAGGAGGCGATCGTCGCCGACCTCGTGCGCGAGGCCGCCCTCGAGGGAGTGCGCGACGAGCTGCCGCACTCCATCGCGGTGGTGGTCGAGGAGATGGGTCTGCGCGAGGGCCGCCCGGCCGACAAGCCGCTGCTCGACGTCCACGCGATCGTCTTCGTCGAGCGTGACTCCCAGAAGGGGATCATGATCGGGCACCGCGGGTCGCGGCTGCGTGAGGTCGGCACGGCCGCGCGCAAGCAGATCGAGGCGATGCTCGGGACGCCGGTCTATCTCGACCTGCGGGTGAAGGTCGCCAAGGACTGGCAGCGCGATCCCAAGCAGCTGCGCCGCCTCGGGTTCTGACCCCGCAGCCGACCGCGAGGAACCAGCGGCCGGCGTCGCGGGGGCAGGTCGAGCAAGGCGCGCGGGCGAGGGACGAGCCCGCGACCGCCGGGTCGAGGCCTCGCGCAGCGGGTCACGCCTCGAACCGTCGCCAGCGACCCTCGGACACCACCTCGACGGAGCCGTCGACGACCGTGATGGCCGTCTGCTCGTCGATGGCGTAGGCGGGGATCGCCACGTCGGCTGCCCACCGCTCGGCATGGTCCATCGTGTTGGTCGCGAACAGGTCGAGGTGCGGGAAGATCGCGAAGTCCACGATGCCGAGGGTGCGATCGTCCTGCGCACCCGGCCACTCGACGAAGTAGTCGCCGATCCGGGGCGTCAGCACCATGCTGCCGGCGCTCACACCGACCCACACGGTCTCGGCAAGGGACGGCAACAGGTCGGCGAGGCCGGACTCCCGGAGCCAGCGGACCAGGTACGTCGCGTCCCCGCCGTCGACCAGCAGGGCGTCGGCCTCCTCGACCCAGGGCACCCAACGGTATGGATCGATGCTGGGCAGGGCAGTGAGCTCGAGGACGCCGAGGGACGCCCAGCCCAGACCGGTGAGCGGGCGCCAGTCCGGCTCGGCGGCGACCAGCCCGCGCACCGAGCTCGGGACGCACATCGGGTGACCCCACTGCGCTGTCGGGATGATCAGCGCACTGCACTCCTCCACCGGCTTGCCGAGCAGGCGGACGAGCGCCTCGTGGATGCTCGGGTTGGTGACCCCGCCCGAGGTCAACAGGAGCTTCACGGTTTCCTCCGCTCAGTTGCGCCGCGGCACCCAGCAGTAGCCGTACCGCTGCCCAGCCTCCCACTGCTCCGCGGTGGGCCACTCCCAACCGAACCGGACGCGGTCGGCCTGCACGCTCGCGCGCGCCGTACGCCGGCACTGGTCCAGGCCGGCGTCGCGGGCGGCACGCTGGCCCGGGTAGGCGTCACCTCGGCGCGCAGGCACACGCAGCGTGGCGATGGCCCGCCAGCGATGCGGCCGGGCGCAGACCACCCGCTCGAACCCGTCCGAGCCCGGGGCCGCCGTGGCGCAGAGGTCGAAGCGGCGCCCGCGGGGACGGTCGAGGATGCCGCGCATCACCCGCGGCGCGGGCAGGGTCGTCAGCTTCTCGCGCGACTCGACGGCGACGACGTCGCATCGCACCCATTGCGCCCCGGCGGCCTGCTCGTCTCCGGTCGGCGTGAACCACACGGCCGCGAACCGGCTCAACCGCCGGGCTTCGCGGTCGCCGCCGAGGAACCGGTCGACCCGACGGTTGCAGGCCCGGGCGGTGTCCACGGAACCCGGGGCGTCCGTCCTCGTGACGTGGACGGTCAGTGCGGTGTGCGGGTCGCTGCAGTCGACCGGTTCGGCGGTGACCGAGCTGGCCGTGGCCTGGGCGAAGTCGAGGTCGTAGCACGCGCCCCGTGCCGGAGGCGAGGCCGGCGCTGCGCTGGTGGCCGCCTCTTCAGGAGAGGCGGCGGGGGACGAGGTGTCGTCCCGCGGCTGGTCGGAGGTCCCCGTGCAGGCGGTGAGCAGGAGCGCGAGCAGCGCGCCCGCCGCCGTACGCGCGCACGACCCGGTCCGAGGCGAGCGGCTCACCGGTCGATCTTCGCCCAGCAGATCGAGCGGCGGTTGCCGACCTCCCACTCGGCCTGGCCGAACCAGGTGAACCCGAACTCGTAGCTGTCGGGGTAGTCGAGCCAGGCGCTGATCGAGGTGCGGCAGAAGTCGCGGGTGCGAACCTCGGCGAGCCGGTCACCGGGGTAGTCGTCCCCGGCCTTGCCGAGCTTGATCGTGGTGGCGGCACGCCAGTTGTGCGGCTCGGAGCACGGGACGCGCGGTGCGCCTGCGACCTGCGGGCCCTGGACGCACGCCATCCACTCGTCGGGCTGGGTGTCGAGGATCTTGTCGAGGTCCGCGGGCAGGGGACGGTAGGTCTCGGCGGTGTCGGTGCCGCCCACCACGTCGCAACGGAACCACCGGGCTCCGGCTTCCCACGCGTCAGCCTGAGGGCGGAACCACACCCAGCTCAGCAGGGAGCGCAGACGCGCGCTCTCGTCCCCGCCCACGACCTTGGCGAACGCCTCGTCGCACACGCCGTACACGTGCTCGCCGAGACGTGTGTCGTCGTACGCCGCGTCGGCGAAGGCAGGGGGGAACTCGTCGACGACGAACGTGCGCGCCGTGTGCTCCTCGGTGCAGTCGACGACGTCACGTTCGTTGCTGCTGGCCGCGGCGTCCTGCGGCTCCAGCACGCGACACGCATCGGCGCGCGGCGTCTCGATCACGACCGGGGCGTCCTCGGCGGGTTCGTCCGGGGTGGCGTTGCTGCAGGAGGCGGCGAGGAGTGCGAGGACGACGGCCGCGAACGCGGCGGGGGACGTGCGGCGCAGCCGGCGACCGGTGCGCGCCATGCGTGCCTCCATCGGTGTCCTCGAACGGGTTCGCCCCAGAACCCGGAGCGCGGTTCTCAGCGTACCCGCCGCGTCCGGCCCGCGACGGTGCTTGGATGACGATCATGGTCTTCGAC
The nucleotide sequence above comes from Nocardioides massiliensis. Encoded proteins:
- a CDS encoding septum formation family protein; the encoded protein is MSRSPRTGSCARTAAGALLALLLTACTGTSDQPRDDTSSPAASPEEAATSAAPASPPARGACYDLDFAQATASSVTAEPVDCSDPHTALTVHVTRTDAPGSVDTARACNRRVDRFLGGDREARRLSRFAAVWFTPTGDEQAAGAQWVRCDVVAVESREKLTTLPAPRVMRGILDRPRGRRFDLCATAAPGSDGFERVVCARPHRWRAIATLRVPARRGDAYPGQRAARDAGLDQCRRTARASVQADRVRFGWEWPTAEQWEAGQRYGYCWVPRRN
- a CDS encoding Type 1 glutamine amidotransferase-like domain-containing protein, producing the protein MKLLLTSGGVTNPSIHEALVRLLGKPVEECSALIIPTAQWGHPMCVPSSVRGLVAAEPDWRPLTGLGWASLGVLELTALPSIDPYRWVPWVEEADALLVDGGDATYLVRWLRESGLADLLPSLAETVWVGVSAGSMVLTPRIGDYFVEWPGAQDDRTLGIVDFAIFPHLDLFATNTMDHAERWAADVAIPAYAIDEQTAITVVDGSVEVVSEGRWRRFEA
- a CDS encoding FAD-binding oxidoreductase; translated protein: MRGRGLVGAAAHEVGVRRLQDSFAAIPPGQPVRLAKRTSNLFRPRGQLSTPGLDVSGLDGVVSVDVPRRTADVQGMCTYEDLVAATLPHGLMPLVVPQLRTITLGGAVTGLGIESTSFRNGLPHESVLEMDVLVGSGEVVTTSPDRKPELFAAFPNSYGSLGYATRLRIELEQVPTHVALRHVRFGDRSALAEAIAAICDERTYDGVRVDAVDGTVFARDEAYLTLATWTARPAGTPTSDYGGQQIYYRSIRERTEDLLTTEDYLWRWDTDWFWCSGAFGAQHPLVRRVWPRRWRRSDVYHRLVGWDRRLGIVDRIDQARKRPARERVIQDVEVPVEWLGEFLDWFDDHVAMTPVWVCPLRLREPDGPGSARHWPAYPLDPGRTYVNIGFWGTVPVGPGARDGVINRAVEEKVHALGGHKSLYSEAFYDPATFATLYGTATLDAVRATYDPDDRFTTLYEKAVRRR
- a CDS encoding cytidine deaminase, yielding MPELTDPEDQKLVVLARSTRARTSAAEGAAVRDLDGRTYAAVTVDLPSLQVSALAGCVVMAVASGARGLEAAVVLGDREAPDSADLAVLRDFAGAGVPVHHGDGRGTVQGTTEA
- a CDS encoding SAM-dependent methyltransferase, with product MTQAPDRTRESTLRIGDALTSLMPDGLPFRLTAYDGSAAGPEDCPVRLHLANERGLSYLMTAPGDLGMARAYVAGDLELHGAHPGDPYPAMLFLLNNLRFRRPRPAEAVRLLRGLGLSHLLPPPPPPQEHLPRWRRTVEGVRHSLGRDAAVIEHHYDVSNAFYEMVLGPSMTYTCAVYPHEGATLEEAQAAKYDLVCQKLGLRPGQRLLDVGCGWGGMVRHAVREYGVRAIGVTLSSAQASWAREAIAAEGLQGAEIRHADYRSVTESGFDAVSSIGLTEHIGVRNYPAYFSFLRDRLRPGGRLLNHCITRPSNRPQATGAFIDRYVFPDGELTGSGRIVTEVEDAGLEVRHHENLREHYARTLAGWCRNLVEHWDEAVAEVGIGTARVWGLYMASSRLAFERNEIQLHQVLAVRTDERGGADFPLRPDWLG
- a CDS encoding siderophore-interacting protein, translating into MTSRADASSWTAEVLSRTSLSEHLLRLELGGPDLVGLTVTGIPDEWVPLTVPGQFQSRYYTVRSWDGERLVLDVVVHAEGLVTEWASGDPVGDEVGIGPAKGSFAPPADADWLMLVGDLTALPAIARILEERADVPTRVWVEAPPGHEHLLPQTAAEVTWTRPPGPADSALAAVVEGLDWPDGDGYFWMSGESSQMRAIRKHLMRERRLPSSAYDVMGYWRKPGGRTRPVDPGPIWEAGKAAGESDEQIWQRYDAAQEAGQEMGQEMGQEMGQEMGREMGQR
- a CDS encoding hemolysin family protein, with the translated sequence MNAGEVTLLLVAGLLVVLAGLTSAVEAALSSFSKARAEEMEAEGRAGAGRVLGILEDPPRYLNTALLLRMFLEITAIVLVGVVLLDVVGRWRDTGGVAASDRWWSIALTVAVMLVVLFVLVGVGPRTIGRQHSERVALLAAGPLRAITTVLGPVPQFLIIIGNLVTPGRGFSEGPFASEAELRELVDLAEASSLIESGERKMIHSVFELGDTIVREVMVPRTDVVFIERTKTLRQAMSLALRSGYSRIPVIDENLDDIVGFAYLKDLTKRVFDNHEAETTEKVDSVMRPVMYVPDSKPVDDLLREMQARRRHIAVVIDEYGGTAGLVTIEDVLEEIVGEITDEYDEAEIAVQTLASGSIRVSSRYPVDDLEELCGIAVEDDDVDTVGGLMAKYLGRVPIPGSEVEVHGMRFEAEAPTGRRNRIGTVVITVLDPVDEDEHDEEDVETHA
- a CDS encoding septum formation family protein is translated as MEARMARTGRRLRRTSPAAFAAVVLALLAASCSNATPDEPAEDAPVVIETPRADACRVLEPQDAAASSNERDVVDCTEEHTARTFVVDEFPPAFADAAYDDTRLGEHVYGVCDEAFAKVVGGDESARLRSLLSWVWFRPQADAWEAGARWFRCDVVGGTDTAETYRPLPADLDKILDTQPDEWMACVQGPQVAGAPRVPCSEPHNWRAATTIKLGKAGDDYPGDRLAEVRTRDFCRTSISAWLDYPDSYEFGFTWFGQAEWEVGNRRSICWAKIDR
- the era gene encoding GTPase Era, which translates into the protein MSEHKSGFACFVGRPNVGKSTLTNALVGTKVAITSSRPQTTRTVVRGIVHRPDAQLILVDTPGLHRPRTLLGERLNDLVVTTWAEVDVVAVCFPADEKIGPGDRFLVGELGKVRRTTKVAVVTKTDTVDPGRLGEQLLAVQALGEETGTDWAEIVPVSAVSGDQVSLLADLLVGLLPEGPPLYPDGELSDTPEEAIVADLVREAALEGVRDELPHSIAVVVEEMGLREGRPADKPLLDVHAIVFVERDSQKGIMIGHRGSRLREVGTAARKQIEAMLGTPVYLDLRVKVAKDWQRDPKQLRRLGF